From a single Okeanomitos corallinicola TIOX110 genomic region:
- a CDS encoding histidine phosphatase family protein → MTRVIIVRHGQSTYNIERRIQGRTDVSTLTDKGRSDASKVGKALSNIVFNAIYSSPLNRAKTTAEIIRGELVDKSAVHQISDNLIEVDLPLWAGMLSSDVKDKFPEDYQTWKKRPQEFKMVINDAQGTREYFPVLALYAQAKQFWQEILSRHQGETILIVAHNGINRALISTALGIPASGYHGLQQSNCNISVLNFSGGLGDPVQLESMNQTQHLGDALPSLRPNHQGFRLLLVRHGETEWNRQGKFQGQIDVPLNDNGRGQAAKAGEFLQDVAFDFAFSSTMARPKETAEIILKHHAGIDLQLLDGLREISHGTWEGKFESEIEAGFPGELERWRNVPAEVQMPEGENLQQVRERAVVAWEAILKAAEENNFQTGLVVAHDATNKTLLCHILGLSLENFWNFRQGNGAVSVIDYPDGASGSPVLQAMNITSHLGGVLDKTAAGAL, encoded by the coding sequence ATGACTCGTGTCATCATAGTGCGTCATGGGCAAAGTACCTATAACATCGAAAGACGTATCCAAGGACGTACTGATGTGTCAACTTTAACGGATAAAGGTCGTAGTGATGCTAGTAAAGTGGGTAAAGCTCTCAGTAATATTGTATTTAATGCTATATACAGCAGTCCCCTCAACCGAGCAAAAACGACCGCAGAAATTATTCGTGGTGAGTTAGTTGATAAGTCTGCGGTACACCAGATTTCTGATAACTTGATAGAAGTAGACTTACCTTTGTGGGCAGGAATGTTATCTAGTGATGTTAAAGATAAATTCCCTGAAGATTATCAAACCTGGAAAAAACGCCCCCAGGAATTTAAAATGGTCATTAATGACGCACAGGGGACACGAGAGTATTTTCCGGTTCTAGCTTTGTACGCACAAGCAAAGCAGTTTTGGCAAGAAATTTTATCCCGTCATCAAGGGGAAACTATTCTCATAGTTGCACATAATGGGATTAACCGCGCTCTCATTAGTACGGCGTTGGGTATTCCAGCTAGTGGTTATCACGGACTACAACAGTCTAACTGCAATATTAGTGTTTTAAATTTCTCTGGTGGTTTGGGTGATCCGGTACAGTTAGAATCTATGAATCAAACCCAACATCTGGGGGATGCTTTACCCAGTTTACGCCCCAATCATCAAGGTTTTAGATTATTGTTGGTGCGTCACGGTGAAACTGAATGGAATCGCCAAGGTAAGTTTCAAGGACAAATTGATGTACCTTTAAATGATAATGGTAGGGGTCAAGCCGCTAAAGCTGGGGAGTTTCTCCAGGATGTAGCTTTTGATTTTGCTTTTAGTAGCACTATGGCACGTCCCAAGGAAACCGCAGAAATTATTCTTAAACATCATGCCGGTATTGATTTACAGTTGTTGGATGGTTTGAGAGAAATTAGTCACGGAACGTGGGAAGGTAAATTTGAATCGGAAATAGAGGCGGGTTTTCCTGGAGAGTTGGAACGCTGGCGTAATGTTCCTGCCGAGGTGCAAATGCCGGAAGGTGAAAATTTACAACAAGTCCGAGAACGGGCTGTGGTGGCTTGGGAAGCTATACTAAAGGCGGCAGAAGAAAATAATTTCCAAACTGGTTTAGTGGTAGCTCATGATGCTACAAATAAAACTTTGCTTTGCCATATTCTGGGTTTGTCTCTGGAAAATTTCTGGAATTTCCGTCAAGGTAATGGGGCGGTGAGTGTAATTGACTACCCTGATGGTGCTAGTGGTTCACCTGTGTTGCAAGCTATGAATATTACCAGTCATTTAGGTGGTGTTCTGGATAAAACCGCAGCGGGAGCTTTGTAA
- a CDS encoding STAS-like domain-containing protein — translation MKYKVYDIIGENCTSQRSGQQLYDLIHPQLQAGESVELDFTGVRKFLSVFFNLAIGQLLRDMKVEEFEKLLIVNGLNSFGQQTYDNVIDHAKQYYSNDTYRQAVDEMILEYSLS, via the coding sequence ATGAAATATAAAGTTTACGATATCATCGGTGAAAACTGCACGAGCCAGCGGTCTGGACAGCAGTTATATGATTTAATTCATCCCCAACTTCAAGCAGGTGAATCAGTAGAGTTAGACTTTACTGGTGTAAGGAAGTTTTTGTCTGTGTTTTTCAACCTTGCTATTGGTCAACTGCTACGTGACATGAAAGTTGAAGAGTTTGAAAAATTGCTGATTGTTAATGGTCTCAATTCTTTTGGTCAGCAGACCTATGATAATGTAATTGATCATGCGAAGCAATATTACTCAAATGATACCTATCGCCAAGCGGTAGATGAAATGATTCTGGAATACTCTTTATCGTAA
- a CDS encoding Uma2 family endonuclease — MLLNYNPRQCLPSAEDLPDSDDTPVDNQLQHLIPGLLEAILALIWSERMDWFFGVDMGIYSDPEQPAIVPDGFLSVGVPRIIDSDLRLSYVLWEEQKLPIMVLEVVSQTRRGEYTQKKQEYAKLGILYYLIYNPLRKRKQKLEVYKLENGEYQLLAGEPVWLPELNLGIGREEGKYQGITREWLYWYDQQGTRYLTPEELLEQERLRSQRLEEILRSHGIDPNV, encoded by the coding sequence ATGCTATTAAACTATAATCCTCGACAATGTTTACCTTCAGCGGAAGATTTACCAGATTCTGACGATACACCAGTGGATAATCAACTACAACATTTAATTCCTGGATTACTAGAAGCTATCCTCGCTTTAATTTGGTCAGAAAGAATGGATTGGTTTTTTGGCGTAGATATGGGAATTTATTCCGATCCAGAACAACCTGCTATTGTCCCTGATGGTTTTCTGAGTGTTGGTGTACCGAGAATAATTGACTCGGATTTGCGTTTATCTTATGTGTTGTGGGAAGAACAAAAATTACCAATTATGGTGTTAGAAGTAGTTTCCCAAACGCGCAGGGGAGAATATACACAAAAGAAACAAGAATATGCCAAATTAGGAATTTTATATTATTTGATTTATAATCCATTAAGAAAAAGAAAACAAAAATTAGAGGTGTACAAACTGGAAAATGGAGAATATCAATTATTAGCAGGTGAACCTGTATGGTTGCCAGAATTGAATTTAGGAATAGGGAGAGAAGAGGGTAAATATCAAGGAATTACCAGAGAATGGTTATATTGGTATGATCAACAAGGAACGCGGTATTTAACACCGGAAGAATTGCTGGAACAGGAAAGATTGCGATCGCAACGTCTAGAGGAAATTTTACGTTCTCATGGTATTGATCCTAATGTTTAG
- a CDS encoding von Willebrand factor type A domain-containing protein — protein sequence MSYPIPSKMWQRVSVIILLLLIPSAGIAILRQSLTFAVPATQTTPVNPIPPKHPDYQALQTLVKNYSCLVSVPNFDKLPINRTEFATILNACVTQINQLSAIDSNIINEADQKTLERLQKEFASELATLKNPKEELAAKSDIVSAETMRQRGGITTRNAQPLSIMPLNAPAPMMAKPGRSNIPNRNYKKVAAEPEVRERFNTENYNRIDDNPFHRVNNEPLSTFSIDVDTASYSNVRRFINQGQLPPKDAVRIEELINYFSYDYPQPKGNQPFSVTTEVTTAPWNSQHQLVQVGLQGKSLETKNLPPSNLVFLIDVSGSMGQPNKLPLVQQSLKLLVNKLSPQDKVSLVVYAGNAGLVLPPTSGNEKAKIIAAIDRLQAGGSTAGGEGIELAYRIAKQNLLKSGNNRVILATDGDFNVGVSSDAELTRLIEQKREQGIFLTVLGVGTGNYKDGKMEQLANKGNGNYAYIDTLSEARKVLVYDIRGTLFTIAKDVKIQVEFNPSKVQGYRLIGYENRLLKNQDFNDDKKDAGEIGSGHSVTALYEVIPAGIESNVKLPNVDPLRYQNVNTTSANNDEVMLVKLRYKSPQGSTSQLITQTIKDRDFQANKTPSNNLEFASAVATFGMILRDSEYKGNANYDLVMQLANQGKGEDQEGYRSEFIRLVGLSKEIDN from the coding sequence ATGTCTTACCCAATACCCTCGAAAATGTGGCAACGCGTAAGTGTCATCATCCTGCTATTGTTAATCCCGTCCGCAGGAATAGCCATTTTACGTCAATCTCTAACCTTTGCAGTTCCCGCAACTCAAACCACCCCAGTTAACCCCATACCTCCTAAACATCCTGACTACCAAGCACTGCAAACATTAGTAAAAAACTATAGTTGTCTGGTTTCAGTTCCTAACTTTGACAAACTTCCTATCAACCGGACAGAATTTGCCACCATTCTCAACGCTTGTGTAACCCAAATTAATCAACTATCAGCCATTGATTCTAATATAATCAATGAAGCAGATCAAAAAACCTTAGAACGCTTACAAAAAGAATTTGCATCAGAGTTAGCAACCCTAAAAAATCCCAAAGAAGAATTAGCTGCTAAAAGTGATATTGTGTCCGCTGAAACTATGAGACAAAGGGGAGGAATTACAACGAGAAATGCTCAACCTTTATCCATAATGCCTCTAAATGCACCTGCACCTATGATGGCTAAACCAGGACGTTCTAATATTCCTAATAGAAATTATAAAAAAGTTGCCGCTGAACCAGAAGTAAGAGAAAGATTTAATACAGAAAACTATAACAGAATTGATGATAATCCTTTTCATCGAGTAAACAATGAACCCCTGTCTACTTTTTCTATTGATGTAGATACAGCATCCTATAGTAATGTCAGAAGGTTTATTAACCAAGGACAATTACCACCAAAAGATGCAGTCAGAATTGAAGAATTAATTAATTACTTCAGTTATGATTATCCCCAACCCAAGGGAAATCAACCTTTTTCTGTCACCACCGAAGTAACTACAGCACCTTGGAATTCTCAACATCAATTAGTCCAAGTCGGTTTACAAGGTAAAAGTTTAGAAACTAAAAATTTACCACCTAGTAATCTAGTATTTTTAATTGATGTTTCCGGTTCTATGGGTCAACCAAATAAATTACCTCTAGTCCAACAATCTTTAAAATTATTAGTTAATAAACTAAGTCCACAAGATAAAGTTAGTTTAGTAGTTTATGCGGGTAATGCAGGTTTAGTTTTACCTCCTACTTCTGGCAATGAAAAAGCCAAAATTATCGCCGCTATTGACCGTTTACAAGCTGGAGGTTCTACCGCTGGTGGTGAAGGTATTGAATTAGCTTATAGAATTGCCAAACAGAACTTACTCAAATCAGGAAATAATCGCGTTATTTTAGCCACAGATGGAGATTTTAATGTTGGTGTTTCCAGTGATGCAGAATTAACCAGATTAATTGAACAGAAACGAGAACAAGGAATTTTCCTGACAGTTTTAGGTGTTGGAACTGGTAACTATAAAGATGGAAAAATGGAACAATTAGCTAATAAAGGTAATGGTAATTATGCTTATATTGATACCTTATCTGAAGCTAGAAAAGTCTTAGTTTATGATATTCGTGGTACTTTATTTACTATCGCCAAAGATGTAAAAATTCAGGTAGAATTTAATCCTAGTAAAGTTCAAGGATATCGTTTAATTGGTTATGAAAACCGCCTCTTAAAAAATCAAGATTTTAATGATGATAAAAAAGATGCAGGAGAAATTGGTTCTGGTCATTCTGTAACTGCATTGTATGAAGTGATTCCTGCGGGGATTGAAAGTAATGTGAAATTACCAAATGTAGATCCTTTACGTTATCAAAATGTGAATACTACAAGTGCAAATAATGATGAAGTCATGTTAGTAAAATTACGTTATAAATCACCCCAAGGTAGCACCAGTCAATTAATTACTCAAACTATCAAAGATAGGGATTTTCAAGCTAATAAAACACCTTCAAATAACCTGGAATTTGCCTCAGCAGTGGCAACTTTTGGGATGATTTTACGAGATTCTGAATACAAAGGTAATGCTAACTATGACTTAGTAATGCAGTTAGCAAATCAAGGAAAGGGAGAAGATCAAGAAGGTTATCGGAGTGAATTTATTCGCTTAGTTGGCTTATCTAAGGAAATAGATAATTAA
- a CDS encoding lipid-A-disaccharide synthase, whose protein sequence is MIDILILSNGPGEVTTWVRPVVKALRKQLGNDISQVRISVILSPCPHASGKEASIASSYPEVNRVQSSEHFWQFLLVGRTAENWDWRDQGVLVFLGGDQIFPVIIGKRLGYKTLVYAEWEARWHSFIDYFGVMKSHVIKNVDPKYAHKFHVVGDLMLEAAGEIRKEEDNKIEKWSDPIIGLLPGSKTAKLTQGVPLTLAIAEYIHSKRPEIKFFIPVAPTLDLPTLVSFANPENNQFTKVFNFKGAILKDNYLETSTGLQVELKQENPAYHLLSQAAICLTTVGANTAELGALGVPMIVLLPTQQLDAMRSWDGLPGLLANLPGVGSSFAKLINWWFLRNKGLLAWPNIWAQTEIVPELVGKLQPEELGNMVLDFLDHPEKLADIKDKLRSVRGESGAAEKLASLVKKMIENDHIS, encoded by the coding sequence ATGATTGATATTCTCATTCTTTCTAATGGACCTGGGGAAGTTACTACTTGGGTGCGTCCGGTTGTTAAAGCATTAAGAAAACAATTGGGAAATGATATTTCTCAAGTGAGAATTTCTGTAATTTTATCACCTTGTCCTCATGCTAGTGGTAAAGAGGCGAGTATTGCTAGTTCCTATCCTGAAGTCAATCGAGTCCAATCCTCTGAGCATTTTTGGCAATTTTTATTAGTAGGAAGAACAGCAGAAAATTGGGATTGGAGAGATCAAGGTGTATTAGTATTTCTGGGTGGTGATCAAATTTTTCCCGTTATTATTGGTAAAAGATTAGGATATAAAACATTAGTTTATGCAGAATGGGAAGCTCGCTGGCATAGTTTTATAGATTATTTTGGGGTGATGAAATCCCACGTTATCAAAAATGTTGATCCTAAATATGCCCATAAATTTCATGTTGTTGGCGATTTAATGTTAGAAGCAGCAGGAGAAATCAGGAAAGAAGAAGATAATAAGATAGAAAAATGGTCAGATCCAATTATTGGTTTATTACCAGGTTCAAAAACTGCTAAATTAACTCAAGGTGTACCTTTAACTTTAGCTATTGCTGAATATATCCATAGTAAAAGACCAGAAATTAAGTTTTTTATTCCCGTCGCCCCAACGTTAGATTTACCCACTTTAGTTAGTTTTGCAAATCCTGAAAATAATCAATTTACTAAAGTTTTTAATTTTAAAGGTGCTATTTTAAAAGATAATTATTTAGAAACTTCCACCGGTTTACAGGTAGAATTAAAACAGGAAAATCCAGCTTATCATTTATTATCTCAAGCGGCTATTTGTTTAACTACTGTTGGTGCAAATACCGCAGAGTTAGGAGCTTTAGGTGTACCAATGATAGTGTTATTACCCACTCAACAATTAGATGCTATGCGTTCTTGGGATGGTTTACCGGGGTTGTTGGCAAATTTGCCAGGCGTAGGTTCTAGTTTTGCAAAATTAATTAATTGGTGGTTTTTAAGAAATAAAGGTTTATTAGCTTGGCCAAATATTTGGGCGCAAACAGAAATTGTCCCGGAATTAGTGGGAAAATTACAACCAGAAGAATTAGGAAATATGGTTTTAGATTTTTTAGATCATCCTGAAAAGTTAGCAGATATAAAAGATAAATTACGCAGTGTTAGAGGTGAAAGTGGTGCAGCAGAAAAGTTAGCAAGTTTAGTTAAGAAGATGATAGAGAATGATCACATTAGTTAG
- a CDS encoding DUF4351 domain-containing protein, producing the protein MTRFIHDQFSKDYLEELLKPYGEIQAPSRVAAEVREIDVLFSPFPQQNPNLTTLGLLGRMATKPAIFEPFRNPATKEEIIDCLLKLLEVRSALKREANRQKTTLQNREFPQLWILTPTVSATMLSGFGAVQKPEWLEGVHFLPEYLQSVIVALHQLPSNPETLWLRILGRGNVQKQAIDELAALPPDNPLREITLELLYNLQQNLNINQNIESDDRELVMRLAPLYQEDREKVRQEGKQEGKQEGRQEGEQQIILRLLNRRFGNIEQSLIEKIQQLSTNDLESLTDALFDFSEVGDLAVWLQNK; encoded by the coding sequence ATGACAAGATTTATCCATGACCAATTTTCAAAAGACTATTTAGAAGAATTGCTAAAACCCTATGGAGAAATTCAAGCCCCCAGTCGCGTAGCCGCAGAAGTGAGAGAAATAGATGTATTATTCTCACCTTTTCCCCAACAAAATCCAAATTTAACAACTTTAGGTTTATTGGGAAGAATGGCCACAAAACCAGCAATCTTTGAACCTTTTCGTAATCCAGCCACCAAAGAAGAAATTATTGATTGTCTGTTAAAATTATTAGAGGTAAGGAGTGCATTAAAAAGAGAAGCAAATCGGCAGAAAACAACTCTGCAAAACAGAGAATTTCCCCAATTATGGATTCTTACTCCTACAGTATCAGCTACCATGCTATCAGGATTTGGTGCAGTGCAAAAACCCGAATGGTTAGAAGGTGTACATTTTTTACCAGAGTATTTACAGTCTGTCATTGTTGCCTTGCATCAGTTACCATCTAATCCAGAAACTTTATGGTTGAGAATCTTAGGACGTGGTAACGTTCAAAAACAGGCAATTGATGAATTAGCAGCACTACCACCAGATAATCCATTGCGGGAAATAACGCTAGAATTATTATACAACCTCCAGCAAAACTTGAACATTAATCAAAACATAGAATCAGATGATAGGGAGTTAGTAATGAGATTAGCACCACTTTATCAAGAAGACAGAGAAAAAGTTAGACAAGAAGGTAAACAAGAAGGTAAACAAGAAGGAAGACAAGAAGGAGAACAACAGATAATTTTGAGGTTATTAAATCGTCGTTTTGGGAATATTGAACAGTCTTTAATTGAGAAAATTCAACAATTATCTACTAATGATTTAGAATCATTAACTGATGCCTTATTTGATTTTTCAGAAGTTGGTGATTTAGCAGTTTGGTTACAAAATAAGTAA
- a CDS encoding DUF1995 family protein → MAELPKTLEDAIAQSREAVKSALADGKTRIQVELLFPELKFMPVAEQFLPVFAEYESRLKVFFADAGAAALARRDWADVPFTILDIGTGRMASLEAKIQPEDEIFLFISPTNVEVPQLEKLCEIIGERPFVMLNPRLEDSSVVGIGYAARETRKRFISTIESCYYLRPIDEESALMRCYPGDWEVWLETNDEYQKIAELPNKPSGEEIDMILMKGQPQSSDGTPVKKPNVFKSLQRFIKALSS, encoded by the coding sequence ATGGCTGAACTACCCAAAACCTTAGAAGATGCGATCGCTCAATCCCGTGAGGCTGTAAAATCGGCGTTAGCAGATGGTAAAACTAGAATTCAAGTTGAGTTACTTTTCCCAGAACTCAAATTTATGCCCGTTGCTGAACAATTTCTACCTGTGTTTGCTGAATATGAATCTCGGTTAAAAGTCTTCTTTGCTGATGCTGGTGCAGCCGCTTTAGCCCGTCGAGATTGGGCAGATGTACCTTTTACAATTTTAGATATCGGTACAGGAAGGATGGCTTCTTTAGAAGCAAAAATTCAGCCAGAAGATGAAATTTTTCTGTTTATTTCCCCTACAAATGTGGAAGTACCCCAATTAGAAAAACTTTGTGAAATCATTGGTGAACGTCCTTTTGTGATGTTAAACCCCCGGTTAGAAGATTCTAGTGTTGTGGGTATCGGTTATGCAGCAAGAGAAACCCGTAAACGTTTTATTAGTACCATTGAATCTTGTTATTATCTACGTCCAATTGATGAGGAAAGTGCCTTAATGCGGTGTTACCCCGGAGATTGGGAAGTATGGTTAGAAACCAATGATGAATATCAAAAAATAGCGGAATTACCGAATAAACCATCGGGTGAAGAAATAGATATGATTTTGATGAAAGGACAACCACAAAGCAGCGATGGAACACCTGTGAAAAAACCGAATGTGTTTAAGAGTTTACAACGGTTTATTAAGGCGTTGAGTAGTTAG
- a CDS encoding dihydroorotase — MVKELLQQVRVIDPVSETDQILDVLIVDGYIQATAPEISDVNGDVVIKNCRGLFLGHGLFDLYSHSGEPGFESRETLVSLLQAASAGGFTRISVLPDTFPVVDNPAIVAQLQKSPQLLNSPTPHIQVWGAMTLNLAGKQLTEFADLVTSGVVGFTDSKPWENLAIVRRVLEYMQPFGKPVAFSPCDRQLAANGVMREGGEALRIGLPSVPVSAETTAIASLLELVAEVRTPVHIMRVSTARSVELIAKAKEEGLPVTASTTWMHLILDTRNVKSYHTALHLEPPLGNTNDVMALRSGLKTGVIDAIAIDHIGYTYEEKVQAFAESPPGAIGLELALPLLWQNLVATEEFTALELWRVLSDQPAACLQQQLTPIQAGEKAELTLFDPEKTWIVNRKNLYTLSNNSPWFGQEIKGRVIQTWC; from the coding sequence ATGGTAAAAGAACTTCTCCAACAGGTCAGAGTAATTGATCCGGTTTCTGAAACTGATCAAATATTAGATGTATTAATTGTTGATGGTTATATCCAAGCGACCGCCCCAGAAATTTCTGATGTTAATGGTGATGTTGTTATTAAAAATTGTCGGGGTTTATTCCTTGGTCACGGTTTATTTGATTTGTATAGTCATTCCGGTGAACCTGGTTTTGAATCAAGAGAAACTTTAGTTTCTTTATTACAAGCCGCATCTGCTGGTGGTTTTACTAGGATTTCAGTATTACCTGATACGTTTCCTGTAGTTGATAATCCTGCTATAGTTGCACAACTACAGAAATCTCCCCAACTCCTCAACTCCCCAACTCCCCACATTCAAGTTTGGGGGGCTATGACTCTAAATTTAGCAGGTAAACAGTTAACAGAATTTGCAGATTTAGTTACATCGGGTGTTGTGGGTTTTACGGATAGTAAACCTTGGGAAAATTTGGCGATTGTGAGGCGGGTTTTGGAATATATGCAGCCCTTTGGTAAGCCTGTGGCATTTTCTCCATGCGATCGCCAGTTAGCTGCAAATGGCGTGATGCGGGAAGGTGGGGAAGCTTTGCGAATTGGTTTACCTTCTGTTCCCGTCAGTGCAGAAACCACTGCGATCGCATCTCTACTGGAATTGGTTGCTGAAGTGAGAACCCCTGTCCATATTATGCGGGTTTCCACAGCCAGGAGTGTAGAATTAATTGCTAAAGCCAAGGAAGAAGGTTTACCAGTCACAGCCAGCACTACTTGGATGCACTTGATCCTAGATACGAGAAATGTTAAGAGTTATCACACAGCCTTGCATTTAGAACCACCATTAGGTAACACCAATGATGTCATGGCTTTGCGTAGTGGTTTAAAAACAGGTGTCATAGATGCGATCGCCATAGATCACATCGGTTACACTTATGAGGAAAAAGTCCAAGCTTTTGCAGAATCACCACCAGGGGCAATTGGTTTAGAATTAGCATTACCTTTATTGTGGCAAAATTTGGTAGCAACTGAAGAATTTACAGCTTTGGAATTATGGCGAGTTTTAAGTGATCAACCAGCAGCCTGTTTACAACAACAACTAACACCTATTCAAGCAGGAGAAAAAGCGGAATTAACATTATTTGATCCTGAAAAAACCTGGATAGTTAATAGGAAGAATCTGTACACTCTCTCTAATAATTCTCCCTGGTTTGGACAAGAAATTAAAGGTCGAGTTATACAAACTTGGTGTTAA
- a CDS encoding 4Fe-4S single cluster domain-containing protein, protein METKSNNPLLALSEIPTGYLNIMGYVDKSEVNGPGCRAVVWVQGCLRECPGCFNPDSWSFEANKLVSVDSLAADIIKNTENTGVTFSGGEPFWQASALASLARKVKAAGLNVMAFSGFTLPQLQSDSAPPGSQELLAELDILVDGPFVESQAIHSPTSPVSSKNQQVRVFNPALADQINWASDQIEVHILKDGDRIVTGYRGWLELT, encoded by the coding sequence ATGGAAACAAAGTCAAATAACCCATTGTTAGCACTCTCGGAAATTCCCACTGGCTATCTCAATATTATGGGATATGTTGATAAGTCAGAAGTTAATGGCCCTGGTTGTCGGGCGGTGGTTTGGGTACAAGGTTGCCTTCGTGAATGTCCTGGTTGTTTTAATCCTGACTCTTGGAGTTTTGAAGCTAATAAGTTAGTATCTGTTGATAGTTTGGCCGCAGATATTATTAAAAATACTGAAAATACAGGTGTAACTTTTTCTGGTGGTGAACCATTTTGGCAAGCATCAGCACTGGCTAGTTTAGCAAGAAAAGTTAAAGCTGCTGGTTTAAATGTGATGGCTTTTAGTGGTTTTACTCTCCCACAATTACAATCAGATTCAGCACCTCCAGGTTCTCAGGAATTGTTAGCAGAATTAGATATTTTGGTGGATGGTCCTTTTGTGGAATCTCAAGCTATTCATTCTCCTACTTCTCCTGTTTCTTCTAAAAATCAACAGGTGCGTGTTTTTAACCCAGCATTGGCAGATCAAATTAATTGGGCCAGTGATCAAATAGAAGTACATATTCTCAAAGATGGCGATCGCATTGTCACCGGTTATCGAGGCTGGTTAGAACTAACTTAA
- a CDS encoding DUF790 family protein, protein MLTTELLIHRQNGEEIIPKRLKLDQKHLGLASDLIGFFTDAVGKSQGVLEKQLADFEGDSTDYRMKRGLAYILKSGFCTFEVVSPLEPSMLRERVFSLSAKSVPSREETDAVLDKIANQLSQELQREVLPIHVHDGLYADISENKILTNFDAPKPEDLLHRYNLSQVQGVFYKATQLILNAHRNVPGEYKLLFRYLKLFQLMAYIEGDADHGFTISIDGPTSLFNPSTRYGLAIAKLIPALLHVTKWSLAATLQTKDFYTNEWKIGRFTLNSECGLVSHYPKGKPYDSMIEQSFADKWDKLKSGWILEREVDLIPIPGSVMIPDFRLVHPDGRTFLLEIVGYWRPEYLQKKFSQVRRANCDNLILAISERLNLEKAGVKLDNVPARIIWFKEKLLPKSVLAVLGDD, encoded by the coding sequence ATGTTGACAACGGAGTTACTGATTCATCGTCAAAACGGAGAAGAAATCATCCCGAAGAGACTGAAACTTGATCAAAAACATTTGGGTTTAGCTAGTGATTTAATTGGCTTTTTTACGGATGCTGTGGGTAAGTCTCAAGGGGTTTTAGAAAAGCAATTAGCTGATTTTGAAGGAGATTCTACTGATTATCGCATGAAGCGGGGTTTAGCTTATATTTTAAAAAGTGGTTTTTGCACTTTTGAAGTTGTTAGTCCCCTTGAACCATCAATGTTACGAGAACGGGTATTTTCTTTATCTGCAAAGTCTGTCCCTAGTCGGGAAGAAACAGATGCAGTTTTAGATAAAATTGCCAATCAATTAAGTCAGGAATTACAGCGGGAAGTTTTACCAATTCATGTTCATGATGGTTTATATGCTGACATATCGGAAAATAAAATTTTAACTAATTTTGATGCTCCTAAACCAGAAGATTTATTACATCGTTATAATTTGTCTCAGGTGCAAGGGGTGTTTTATAAAGCTACTCAATTAATATTAAACGCCCATCGTAATGTACCAGGAGAATATAAATTATTATTCCGTTATTTAAAGTTATTTCAATTAATGGCTTATATTGAAGGTGATGCAGATCATGGTTTTACTATTAGTATAGATGGTCCCACCAGTTTATTTAATCCTAGCACTCGTTATGGACTGGCGATCGCTAAATTAATTCCTGCCTTACTTCATGTCACCAAATGGAGTTTAGCAGCAACTTTACAAACCAAAGACTTCTACACAAACGAATGGAAAATAGGCAGATTTACCCTTAATTCTGAATGTGGTTTAGTCTCCCACTATCCCAAAGGTAAACCCTATGACAGTATGATAGAACAATCTTTTGCTGATAAATGGGATAAATTAAAAAGCGGTTGGATATTAGAAAGAGAAGTAGATTTAATTCCCATTCCTGGAAGTGTGATGATACCCGATTTTCGCTTAGTCCATCCTGATGGTAGAACCTTTTTATTAGAAATAGTTGGCTATTGGCGACCAGAATATTTACAAAAGAAATTTTCTCAAGTCCGTCGTGCTAATTGTGATAACTTAATCTTAGCGATTTCCGAAAGATTGAACCTAGAAAAAGCCGGAGTAAAACTAGATAACGTTCCCGCTAGAATTATTTGGTTTAAAGAAAAATTATTACCAAAATCAGTTTTAGCTGTATTGGGTGATGACTAA